From the genome of Halomonas sp. LR3S48:
CTTCTCGTTCCTCGACGCTGTCCGCCGCCTTCTTCTCCTCGGCGCGGACGTCATAGGTGTTGGGCTGTTCCTCGTGGGCTACCTTGGCCTGCGACTTGTCGTCCTTGCCTTCCTTGCCCTCCTCGTTGACGGCCTGCTTGAAGCCCTTGACCGCGCCACCCAGGTCGGAGCCGACATTACGCAGCTTCTTGGTGCCGAAGATCAGGATAATGATGCCGAGTACGATCAGCAGTTGCCAGATACTGATGCCACCTAACATGAAGGTTACCTCTGAGTCGGTTTTCCGGCGGATCCGGAAGACATTTTCACTTTGACCTTGCGGCCTTCTCTTCGTGCCCGGAAATGCCGAAACGGCGGGCCAGCTCGTCGAGTACGTCCCGATGGT
Proteins encoded in this window:
- the tatA gene encoding Sec-independent protein translocase subunit TatA, whose amino-acid sequence is MLGGISIWQLLIVLGIIILIFGTKKLRNVGSDLGGAVKGFKQAVNEEGKEGKDDKSQAKVAHEEQPNTYDVRAEEKKAADSVEEREERK